The following is a genomic window from Equus asinus isolate D_3611 breed Donkey chromosome 3, EquAss-T2T_v2, whole genome shotgun sequence.
ACCCTATACATAGAAGTACAACCAGATTTGAAATTATGAAGTTTCTAAAACAGCTGCCTCTACACAAAGCCTATTATAAAACACTTGATTCTCTTTAGTTGAGACTAGTAAAGAAGCAAAATCCTAAAATCAAGTATCATAGTGAAGTAAAACCAGATCTCACCTGTACATTCTTATAATCTACACGTTTTCCACACAAGATACATTTTTTAAGAGGCTCCTTATAAGGATTTTCCATTGGAATGGGCTaggataaaggaaaaagaaaatctggtaATATAGTTTAATGTgttaattttgaattaaaaaaattaaatcttaacaTTACCACATTTAAATCTATCCAAAGGATTAGTACCTTTCTTAttgtgaaaaagaataaatacaacaGCTTGGCTTGTAAAAACAATCAAGTACTTCTGAAAATGATTCGCCATTTTAAAGAGTTCACTGTGCTTTGTCCATATTCgtacaagtattttatttttagtttggttAAGGAGGAATTAAGTCATATAGGATTCTGGGATAAAATACAATCTTTGGAGAAAAAAGGGTTTATGGGGGGGAAAAAATTCAAATCTGCAATGAGTGAGTCTCTCCTCAAAGTGTTTTGCCTAGGCTTAAGTTAGTACAATCCCTAATCCATCCCCATATTTCCCTATCAGATgttttatcactatttttatgttataaaaaCACAGTGCCACATGGTTTACTGTAACATAAGGTTCTTTGACCAATTTTATGGCCCCAGACTGCTTTATAAATTTGTGTCAGCCTGgttgttgtttctttcttcacTACTGCCTCTAACGCTTCTGTCCCAATACCTCCCTCCTACAATCAGTATAGGTGTCCTCCGTCCAGAGATTCTTCATCTAGAAATGCCTAAGAAGTCCTTGAACCCCTCCCTGTAGTTCTAGGTAAAATTTCAAATGAATGGGACTGTGTGCCTCTTTCTGAGAGAGCCCATAGCTTTCATTAGAATCTCAGTGGGATTTATAACCTAAAGAGGAGCTCTAGTGATTTCCTTTACTCTCTTGAACTATTGTGTGAATTAGATGACCAGGATGGATGCTCCGAGGAACTGGAGGagttcttttgtttttaccaACTCCTCAGACTTCCTTAATCCAATTTATACTCACTCACATATAATGACTGACTATATTCTTTCTCTACACTGCTAAGTGCTTTGTATGGTCTGATTAGTGTTAAATTATCTTTGCATGTAGCAACAAAATATACTGCCCAAGTCCAATGCTAGTACTTGAAACCCATAAAAATGCATCTACAGGTTGGAAGAAACTGTATTTAATGTCCtggtataaaattaattttgatccCTCATTTACTAagacagcccccacccccaaagtGATGAAAGGGGTAAAGACAGAATTGAATTTGAAATGGGGAAGAAACTATAGGTAAGGTTTGCACAATCTCTTTGTTGGATTATATGCAATTATTCCATCCACcaaaactatctttattttttaattcccaaAGCACGTCCTTAAATTTAAGATCTAGGAAGAAAAATATGGTATTACAGAAGCCGTGCTTCTTGCTGGATTCTAGGAATTCTCTTGCTTCAAAACTCAAGTGTCTATTCATCAATgaattataattttcaaatttaggCTAATGATTATTGTTTTGTCCTCCAGCTGAACTCTATTCAAATAGCTAAAATATAAGAATTGGGTCATATTAGCAAATGCCttataaaaaggaagagaaaaaaattcttaccaGGTCCTCATTGCTGGTTATCTGTTTATATTGTGAGCAACTTCTCCACAGCactgcaattaaaaagaaaaaacaacaaaccaattcttttttttttttaatctgagtaGCTAAaggaagatttttgtttttatggaagCAAGATGAATCAAGGGACACAAGAGAAAGGTTTTATATTCATTAGACTCACAATGACTGGATAGAAACCCTTAGATTTGAGAGAGATTAAGACTTAAGATAGATATGCTTGCTTTCCAGGGCTTTGGGGAAACGGCATATATTTCCCCACCCATAACAACCTCTCACCCGCTTTcttactgaaatttattttcccttcactCCATGGTTAGAGACATTTTACTGCAAACACGGGAGAAGCAACAGCAAGGCGCTGTCatcccaaagggaaaaaaagagtaacagATCCCCTACAAAGAGTCGTTATTGATAGAGAAGCGCAGAGAAGATAGAGGGGCGGAAATGACAAGATTCAAGAGCCGACCTTACAATTGCGCCCTGATCCAAGACCTGACAATCTGGGATCTGTGCTGGATGATTCTGGAAACGTCCCTTCCTCACCAAGTTTCCCCGGAGATCTTTAGGCAAGTCTGCCTCTTTTGGAtaatcatctctctctcctcgtgtgtttttaaaaaaagagtgtacTGGACATGTCATGTCCCCTCCAGCTTTAAAATACACTAGTATTTTTCATGGGCCATTACAGATTCCAGCCTATCCTGGAGAAACTGAATCGCCTGGAACCGGCGTCGTTTAGCTAAGTGACGACTCCCCCGGCCTAACTAGGGCGGAGGGAACGGCTGCAATGCTCCAAAGGAGCGGAGGATATGCAGACTTTACCCGCGTGAGTCCCGGGATCTGTGAGGCAGACAGTAGCCCTGACGAAGGGGGTCTTTTTCCTCCCCAGACCGCTGCAAACAGCAACCAGAGCTGCCATGGTTCCTcgtccctctcttccttttctctttctaaagcGTCCTGACAAGTCCCTTCCGGTGCTCTTCCCCTGTTGACCCGAGGACTCCATTCAAAGGTTCCGCGGGCGAACTCGGGACAGCAGGAAGAGTAGGTGGGGTTTTCAATGCGCCTGCGCAGCATCTTGGCGGTTCTCACCGTCACCGCGCCACAAGCACCGGAGGCTTGTGATTGGACGAGAAGAAGGCGGGCTCCTACGCTTGTCTCCGCTTCCGGTCGGAGAGCCCTGAAGATTAATTGGTGGTCTTTCCCAAAGGTGGATGGAGGGGCGAGCGCAGTTTCGCCCTGTTGCTGTCTGCGGCCTGTGTTCTACTCGCTGCTCGACTGGGGTTTGGCGGCTGGGTCCCGGGGGACGACATTTGGTCAGGGCCCTCGGCCCCTGCCATGGACGAAGGTGGTTCTCGCATCCGCCGGCGGGTGTCTGTCCGCAAAAGGACCCGTCCCAGCCTAGGCAGCATTTTTGCCGCCCCCACCGCGGCCGAGCTCAAGCCGGGggatgaaaaggaagaacaagaggagaaggagatgggggCTGGGAGGCGGCGGCGGAAAACCGTGGGCGTGCAACCAGTCGAGGTACAGCCCCCTCAGCTCTCAGATTCCCCCACTTCTTCGTCCCATGCCCCGCCTTTGGGATGATGATGCAAACCCAGGTTGCCTACCGCGCATACCCACTGAACGGGGAGTGGGAGACCAGCCATAGCAGGCTTGGAACAGGAAACTCCAAAATTTTGGCCGTTCCCTTCTCAGGTGCCAGTAATTGACCAATTATCCTTCATTTGACCAAATAGCCTGCATTTGCTCACCTTTGTTATCGCTGGTAATCCTCACTGGCTAGGTGTTGCCTCGTTATCCCGATTTTTATGTAGATATTAAACGAAGACCGAGAGACATAGAAGTTGTGTACGAAGCAAATAAGCATGACAGACGCAAACCTAGACGTTGAACTTAGGCTGCTCCTGCTGTACTAATAAAATCTACCATTTATTGCAGGCCCGTTATGTGCCGGGTAATTCGTTAAACTATTTACGTTATCTGGATTTTACAACAAGAGTCAGGCCctgagaagttaagaaactaCGCTTCTGACACCAAATCCTGTGTTTTTAGTCACTGCACTATATTGCTGTCTCCAGATTTACATCTCTTCCGTTCACTACAGCACCATGAGTCATTGTGCAGACTCCCTCTCGATTCCAAATTCCTAGGAACAGAATCTCCTTGGAGTGTCCAGTAGTACAAACATGATTTAGTTACAGGCCAGCTTCTGTAGATTGGAGTGTGGGAGAGGTGAGGGTACTGCAGTAATCAGAAACTTCTAGTGAGATGACATCCCAATTGATGTCTATCAGTCCTGCTACCGCTTTAAGGATTTAGTACTGGCTTAGGAATTAGGATCCCAGCATCACTATACACTATGAGTGCAGtttagacaagttacttaccctctctgggcctccatttcttcatctataaaaaggggaTGATAGCTAATTCATAGGGtgatttacatttaggtctatgattcatttgtGACCATATATTTATACCTGGTATAGCTCTAGGctggaacttttatttttaatgaagttaGGCTTGACcataaatctttttgttttctttccagagTTATGACAGTGAAGAGGACATGTTTGATGACTATGATAGCTTTGCTGAAAACTCTTTTTTAGCTCAACTTGATGACCTGGAACAAAAATATATGCCACTTCCTGAACGTAGGGAACATGCTACAGACGTTGCCACTGAAGATCTTTGTTCAGACGGCGTCAAACATAAACTCAGCGTTACTACCTTAGACAACTTTACAGAATTAAAAACAGATGAGCACACAAAGAACCAGAGCGAGTACGAAGATGTCTCTACTGAATCTGGAGCTGATCTTTTGTGTGATGTACCTTCTTCCCAGGTTTTATACTTTGAAAATTTGCAGAACTCCTCAAATGATTTGGGTGATCAGTCTACTAAAGAGAGGGATTGGAACTCATCCTCTCACAAGACTGTGAATGAGGAATTGCCCCGTAGTAGCATAGAGCAACCCCAGCAAATTGATGAATCGTCTTCTACAGTCAAAACTAGTTCAGATGTGAAtaggaaaaaaagtcttaaagATCATCTAAAAAGTACCATGACTGGAAATGCCAAGGCCCAAACACCAATATTTTCTAGGACTAAACAGCTCAAAGAGACTCTCCTGTCTGAAGAAATTAATGTTGCTAAGAAAACAATTGAGTCATTATCAGATGATCTTGGTCCTTTTTATTCATTACCCAGCAAAGTGAGAGACCTTTATGTTCAATTCAAGGGAATTGAAAAATTATATGGTAATGTTTTTtgctggaattaaaaaaaaattaccatcatTACCATAATATTGGTGCATATCAATAGAAATCAGATACTTCCATGGTCATATTTCTCATCTTAAAAGCAGATCAAAATATCAGTTCTCTCTCAGCTTTCCATCTCTGTCTTGCTACTACTGAACCTCTTTCCTTCCCTATGTGGTCATACTTCTCAGACCTGTTATCCTTGCTGTCTCCTTTTCCTCACCTGAGTAACTCCCAGCCCACTCCAACTCTGCGTTCTGTGCTCTCACTTAAGATGTAATGACTTCACTGTCTAAACCCAGTGATACTTTTAGTTCTTACCTTACCTGACTTCTTATTAGCGTACATGACACAACTTACCCGACCCTTCATGAAACAGTCATTTCTTGACGTCTTGACGTTGCACTCCTGGTTTTCTCTCTGAATGTCTAGCTGTTCATCAGTTTTCTTAGCTGGTCTTTCCTGGCTGGCTCTGACTTCTCTACCAACATTAGTTGTTGAAATTCTGACTACTCAGATGTCTTGAGTGAAAGAAGTTAGTGATTAAAACTAAACATCTTTAAAGACAGCTGAAGTTAAGATTTAAGTGCAAAGAGATAGTATTAATAACAATTAGTGTATCTTGTAATGTTTTTCAAAAGTCCTGGGTCCTTTCAAATATCTGTCATCTTAAACCACGAAGGGACAGTTCCTACCATCCTGGAAGATCAGCCTACCAACTAGTCACTTCCTAAGTATTTCTGAAACTCCTGTGTTAGTATCCTATGAACCATATGAAAACACGGGTTCTCATCTTGGAAGGCAATCAGGTTGGAGTAACAGGACTACAGGAAACAAAGTCTAATATAAGACTGTGCAAGAGTCTAGTAAATTCTAAATTGTGAGATTTGTAGATTCAGAGCTAAAGGTGTCTGTTGCCCGTGAAGTAGATGTTaactttcttccctcttttctcccaTCTGCCTCGCCTGTCAGAATGAGTACCATGAGGACAGGGCTCTATCTAACTCATCTTTTTCTTATGTAGCTAGCACTGTGCCTGGTTCACTATGGTAGGTTCTCAACTGCTGGGTGTTGTCAGCCTAGTTATGAGTTCTGTCCCTGTCACTTAAAAACTAGTTTTGCACTCTGAGCCTTAGTTCCTGATCTATTAAAAAGAGATAacgacaataataataatagttgttTTGCAAGTTATGTTCTGTGTCAAGGACATGCCAAATTAGACTTCGGTAATGACTGTCAGTAATTATATTGGTAGCTTGTAAGAACTTAAGTAAATAAcaactttttaaatctctttttactTGTAAATCTGGCTTAATCACATGACCAATTTAAAGCATAAATATGTGTACTACGTTTTATTGagctaaagcagtggttctcaaagtgcagtTTGTGGACCACAagatcagcatcacctggaaccCTGttgaaatgcacattctcaggctccacccccagACCTACCGAATCCGATCGTCTAGGGGTGGGAACTGGCCATCTGCTTTAACAAGCCCTGCCGGGGGTTCTGATGTGCCAAAAGTTTGAGTCACTGAGTTAGAGAATCTCAACCTTATGCTGTTACTTTTGCCTTTTTATCATGAAATCACATGATTAACGTGTTTTATATAAATGTTGAGAACTAggttaatataatttttttaacgtGTGAAGATAAATGATATTCTTAAATGTTCATTATTTTCGTCATCTTATAGTTTAATCTGAGTTGGATAAAATGTAGATATGGTCAACTTGTATTTTGGCACAAACATCTGCAGTTTGGTAACTAATGGGTAATACCAGTCTGaagtactttttaatatttaagtatTAAACTTaagtatttaagtatttttaaattttttaaagtaaaaaaatacatagtCATTTGCATATATTTGGGCGTCACCAATAAGCACAATAAATTAAAGTCACTTGAGTGTCATTCACATGTCACTATTTTTAATACCTTTGTAATATATTCTatgagtcatttttatttttttgttctttttttgctgaggaagattactgagctaacatctcttgccaatcttcctctttttgcttaaggaagatcagccctgagctaacatctttgccagtcttcctctattttgtgtatgagtcgctgcctcagcatgactgccaatgagtggtgtaggtccgtgcccaggaactgaacttggactgccaaagcagagcacactgaacttaatcactaggccacagggccagccctgagtactttttaaaatttaattgttttggaaaacaaatgtAATATATTCAAGGCCAAGTTTTCTATgcgtatattcttttttttattttatttttttcctttttttccccaaggccccccccccggtacatagttgtatattctttgttgtgggtccttctagttgtggcatgtgggatgctgcctcagtgtggtctgatgagcagtgccatgtctgtgcccaggatttgaaccaacgaaatactgggctgcctgcagcggagcgtgcgaacttaaccactcagccacggggccagccctatgcaTATATTCTTTCTAATATCTGTACATAATTGGGTCCATAGtatccaacacacatttatgatctgcttttttctcctAACTGTATATTGAGCATATATAAATCAATCTACCCCGCATTTTCAAGCTGCAAAGAATTACATTGTATGATTGTGTGACAATTCATTCAACCTTTACCCCCTCGATATTTGTTGTTTGTTActtataaataatgctatgaTGAACGTATTCACATAATGTTTATATGCCCTTGCTTTTATTTCTATAGGTGTAGAGTCCTGGGGGTAATACTGCTAGCTTGAAGActatgtgtggttttgtttttgatattgtGATTTTTGCTAGACTGCTGTCCAAAAAGAGTGTAGCAGTTTGCTCTCATCAGCCATACACAAGAATGCCTGTTTGTCCCCACTCTAGTCAGCTCTGGATTTTACGTGTGTGGGGTGGTTCTTATTTGGTAgttatttgtgggttttttgtttgtttattttgccaACCCAATAGGTAacagttgaacatcttttcatgtatttattagccatttgCATTTCTCCCTCCTGTGAAATGTCTtgtcatatcttttgcccatttttcttgtgataaaatACTGATACACATTTTGAAGACTTTTGATGATCCAGATTGTCAAATTGCCCTACAGAGTAGTTACACTAGTTTTCACACCATGTTTTGGATCTGATGTGATCCTTTTTGTGAGTTCCACCTTGCTAGGTTGTGAAAACCCTAGATGGGCCAGTTAATAATCCTAATCTTTTATGGTTTAAACAGtcttatcattttaaaatggtaTTCAAGCCATTCAAAGTTCAGCTCCCCATGAGAGCTGGTTCAGTATTCTTTCTTAGTTTGTACAAGACTTCAtagactttttttcctcctcGCCCTGTTTCCCTCTAAGGTGGTGTTTGGATGAATGAGGAAGGGAAGCTTACACAATCTCCTTGCAGAACGTATGAGGGAGGCCTCAGAATTCACACAGTTCCTTGTACTGTCCTTTAGTTTCTCTGATGCCCCAGATGGTGCTTCTTGTCCAGCAGGCTGCTGCCTGCTGTGCTGGAATCTTAGACTTAAGTCTGCAGCTGGTGAATGGGTGGGCTAGTTGCCCACCCCGCTAACCAGACCTGAGTGGTATTAGACTCTCACTGGCTGTGCACATCACacattgggttgttttgtttttgttttgttttttctcttggccctgagctaacatctcttgccaatcttgctcttttgttttcctccccagagccccagtgcatagttgtatatcctagttgtaagtccttctggttcttccatgtgggatgccgccacagcctggcttgatgagcggtgtgtaggtctgcgtgcaggatccaaactggcaagccctgggccacccaagcagagcacatgaacttaaccgctacacgaCCGGGCCGGCCTCCATAGGGTGTTTTTGACACTTAATATTgatgtatatttacatttatcatgaaaagatTGCTACACATGGAGGGATTTGATCTTTCCTTCATAGGAAACTTTCTTGAGATTGAGATTgtagaaagggaaaataatgcTTTTTCTCTTAATTCCACAGAATGGCAACATACTTGCTTAACATTGAATTCtgtgcaagaaagaaaaaatttaatatattcctTGCCAACGAGTGGTGGAAAAACCCTCGTGGCTGAGATTTTAATGCTACAAGAACTGCTT
Proteins encoded in this region:
- the MRPS18C gene encoding small ribosomal subunit protein bS18m, producing the protein MESSGQQGKSTGRDLSGRFRKRKGREGRGTMAALVAVCSGLGRKKTPFVRATVCLTDPGTHAVLWRSCSQYKQITSNEDLPIPMENPYKEPLKKCILCGKRVDYKNVQLLSQFISPFTGCIYGRHITGLCGKKQKEITKAIKRAQIMGFMPVTYKDPAYLKDPKVCNIKYRE